A genomic region of Pogoniulus pusillus isolate bPogPus1 unplaced genomic scaffold, bPogPus1.pri scaffold_50_arrow_ctg1, whole genome shotgun sequence contains the following coding sequences:
- the LOC135174190 gene encoding oocyte zinc finger protein XlCOF6-like: MASQKDLDKKWEKKQPENKIEEPKCSPEEEKEDEDKMEDDNAEENDGYENDESEEKEEDDEIEDDQEEKEENDVMAATSVPPKEPNQCPDCGQNLPPGLEPVKHHCPQPGTRPFVCGDCGKSFTTSSKLMWHNLIHTGERPFTCPDCGKSFRQRGNLTNHCLIHSDKKPYSCAECGQRFRQKGNLLRHCRAHTGEKPFTCPECNKSFGDSSNLIRHRRIHSAEKLSTCPDCGKSFSHSSYLSSHRRIHSGEKPYSCPDCGKSFRYSYQLSNHRHIHTGEKPLSCADCGQTFSHRGNFIIHRRTHTGEKPFTCPDCGKSFSESYRLTVHHRNHTGERPFTCAECGQGFGDRRILLRHRRTHTGEKPFTCPDCGKSFSQLSGLAQHRFTHTGKKAFTCPDCGKSFTLMSTLRVHRRIHTREKLFPCAECGKNFTTSSAFIQHQLIHSGEKLYSCTDCGKSFSNRGNLTQHRLIHTGEKPFSCAECGKSFSCKPTLIRHRHIHAGKKPFTCPDCSKSFTQRTSLSEHRRIHTGEKPFSCADCGRSFSIKSNLLRHHRIHTGKKPFTCPDCGKTFRQKSGLTQHRCTGTSGKKPFACLDCSKSFSRVSTLHIHRRIHTGEQLFPCAECSKSFTTSTSFIRHQLVHSGEKPYSCTNCGKSFSQNRYLTQHRCTHTGEQPTLQGRHK, translated from the coding sequence ATGGCCtcacagaaggacctggacaagaAGTGGGAGAAGAAGCAGCCAGAGAACAAAATAGAAGAGCCGAagtgcagccctgaggaagagaaggaggatgaGGACAAGATGGAGGATGACAATGCTGAGGAGAATGATGGCTATGAGAATGATGAgtctgaagagaaggaggaggatgatgagattgaagatgaccaggaggagaaagaggagaatgaTGTTATGGcagccacctctgtgccacccAAAGAGCCAAATCAATGCCCTGACTGTGGGCAGAACCTCCCACCTGGCTTAGAGCCAGTGAAGCaccactgcccccagcctggcacccggCCCTTTGTCTgtggtgactgtggcaagagcttcactaCAAGCTCCAAACTCATGTGGCACAACCTCATCCACACTGGAGAGAGGCCCTTCACATGCCCTGACTGCGGTAAGAGCTTCCGTCAGAGAGGCAACCTCACCAACCACTGCCTTATCCACAGCGATAAAAAACCCTacagctgtgctgagtgtggcCAGAGGTTCCGCCAGAAGGGCAATCTCTTGCGGCACTGTCGTGCTCACACTGGAGAGAAGCCTTTCACCTGCCCTGAGTGCAATAAGAGCTTCGGCGATAGCTCTAACCTCATCAGACACCGCCGTATCCACAGCGCAGAGAAGCTTTCTACCTGCCCTGACTGCGGTAAGAGTTTCAGCCACAGCTCCTATCTCAGCAGCCACCGCCGTATCCACAGTGGTGAAAAGCCCTACAGCTGTCCTGACTGTGGTAAGAGCTTCAGGTACAGCTACCAGCTCAGCAATCACCGCCATAtccacactggggagaagcccctcagctgtgctgactgtggccAGACCTTCAGCCACAGGGGCAATTTCATCATCCACCGTCGCacccacactggtgagaagcctttCACCTGCCCTGACTGTGGTAAGAGCTTCAGCGAGAGCTACAGGCTCACTGTCCATCACCGTAACCACACTGGCGAGAGGCCTTTCACCTGTGCTGAGTGTGGCCAGGGCTTCGGTGACAGGAGAATTCTCCTCAGGCACCGTCGCacccacactggtgagaagcctttcacctgccctgactgtggcaagagcttcagccAGCTCTCTGGACTCGCGCAACACCGCTTCACCCACACTGGAAAGAAGGCCTTCACCTGccctgactgtggcaagagcttcacacTGATGTCTACCCTCCGTGTCCACCGCCGTATTCACACTAGAGAGAAGTTGTTCCCCTGTGCTGAGTGTGGCAAGAACTTCACCACGAGCTCCGCTTTCATCCAGCACCAACTCATCCACAGTGGTGAGAAACTGTATAGCTGcactgactgtggcaagagcttcagtaACAGAGGCAATCTGACTCAACACCGCCTCATCCACACCggcgagaagcccttcagctgtgctgagtgtggcaagagcttcagctGCAAGCCCACTCTCATCCGGCACCGTCATATCCACGCTGGCAAGAAGCCTTTCACCTGCCCTGACTGCAGTAAGAGCTTCACCCAGAGGACCAGTCTCAGTGAACACCGCCGTATCCACACTGGTgaaaagcccttcagctgtgctgactgtggccGCAGTTTCAGCATTAAGAGCAATCTTCTCCGACACCATCGCATCCACACTGGCAAGAAGCCTTTCACCTGCCCTGACTGTGGCAAGACCTTCAGACAGAAGTCTGGACTTACCCAACACCGCTGCACCGGCACCAGTGGTAAGAAGCCCTTCGCCTGCCTTGATTGCAGTAAGAGCTTCAGCCGGGTCTCTACCCTCCACATCCACCGCCGCATCCACACGGGAGAGCAGCTATTCCCATGTGCTGAAtgcagcaagagcttcaccacGAGCACCAGTTTCATCCGTCACCAGCTCGTCCACAGCGGTGAGAAACCGTACAGCTGCACCAattgtggcaagagcttcagccAGAACAGATATCTGACCCAACACCGTTGCACCCACACTGGTGAGCAACCCACACTGCAGGGGAGGCACAAATAG